In a single window of the Botrytis cinerea B05.10 chromosome 10, complete sequence genome:
- the Bcisy1 gene encoding Bcisy1 has product MARNAEKSQSMLFRFREAQQAELGIIDAGRTRRPKMITEVSSIPSCEKWRGQVLKEISRKVSKIQDPSLSDFMIRDLNDEINKAMREKYMWEVQIKNLGGPNYMRGGGKVYDDEGREIPGGGKGYRYFGRAKELPGVKEMFEAATIKTREDQPLESRVDLRKQVDASYYGYNLDEEDGTLLDYEIQKEKEAYENLLEGKDKKAPDGWEPLPGDAGDGAGWRLPTSDEVQEELVDRRRRRLLDKLG; this is encoded by the exons ATG GCTCGTAATGCTGAGAAATCGCAATCGATGCTGTTCCGCTTCAGGGAAGCGCAACAAGCAGAATTAGGTATTATCGATGCGGGAAGGACGCGGCGCCCAAAGATGATAACGGAAGTCTCATCTATACCATCATGCGAAAAATGGAGAGGCCAAGTTCTGAAAGAGATCTCACGCAAAGTCAGCAAGATCCAGGATCCAAGTTTGAGTGACTTTATGATTCGAGATTTGAACGATGAAATCAACAAGGCTATGAGAGAAAAATATATGTGGGAGGTACAGATCAAAAATTTGGGGGGTCCGAATTATATGCGAGGCGGAGGGAAAGTctatgatgatgaaggaagGGAGATACCAGGTGGTGGGAAGGGATACAG GTATTTTGGACGTGCTAAAGAGTTACCGGGAGTCAAAGAAATGTTTGAAGCTGCGACAATCAAAACCCGCGAAGATCAACCTTTAGAATCGAGAGTAGACCTGCGAAAACAAGTCGATGCTTCATATTATGGTTACAACcttgacgaagaagacgGCACTTTGTTAGATTATGAAATacaaaaggagaaagaggcTTATGAGAACTTATTGGAGGGCAAAGATAAGAAAGCACCCGACGGGTGGGAGCCTTTACCCGGAGATGCAGGAGATGGCGCAGGATGGAGGCTACCTACGAGCGATGAAGTTCAGGAAGAGCTTGTCGATAGACGACGAAGACGATTACTGGACAAACTTGGATGA